AAACCACACTGCTTCCAAAAATACATGTCAATCTAGAACAAGTCAAACTATAGTTTCaagttccaaaaaataaaaataaaaaaaaattttaaaagttgggaGAGATCGCAGGGTTAATAGCATTGCTTCAAATCCCACTTGAGTTGGCCTTCCTCAGTTCAAATTAATTGGGTCTCTAATATGTAGATCtgcaaaatcaggaatgaaaaccATTCATTATCTCCCAGGGCTGCTAGGAGACTTAATCAAGGTCATGTGGATAAAAGCTCCTGGCATTAATCAGAGATGTTCGGTAAATATCATCACCTCCTCTTTTCCCAAATGCTGAGAGCTTGAATAtgacagaaaaacattttagtgTGAGGTTGGTATTTTGGTGGCCTTAGCCACTGACTGGAGCAAACTTTCCACTTTGGTTGTGGTGAGGATGGTTGGAAAGGAAGCTCGAGCCCCCTCCAGTGGTCAGCACCGGTTACAGCATTATGTAGACAGGAGGCTATGGCCCTCTGCAAATGGTCCGAGGCAGTGTGACGACCCTAGAGGCAGAATGTTAGGAGTCCTGGGCTCTCTTTCACCCTCACATGTGGACTCTGCATAGGCGCACAGCAGTTTACTTGTGGGTTCCTTTTCGCATGGATTGTGATTTTTGGTCATTCCTACTTCTTGAGGAATGTGAGAATAAGGTATATGTGGGTGGCTGCTCTAAAAAGAGCACACTACTCTACTTCTGGAGCAGAGAAAGGCTGATTCTTTAGTAAAGGAGTGGAGGGATGTGCTGCAGGCCACTGGATCAATGGTAATAGCCAGTTGCTACCGACTTCCAAAGAATTTTCAAACTTCAAAGACCTGTTAGGCCTATTATGTTTTTTTGGCTTGGAAAGAATAGAAcccattaacattttattatccaTGTTCTAGGCTAATGTATGAACATCAGCAGGTCTCCAAGGGGAGGGGCACACTGGATATGCCTGGCACCTGATTTCCAACAAGGGATGCTTAAGCTCTTTCTTCCCTTACATACGTCTTGTTGTGGATGTCGATGGCACAGAGGCAGCGAATCACTGATGAGAGTAGGGTCCAGATCCCAAAGGTCCGAGCTTGGAGGCCATTCACTGTATGGTAGGAAAAAGCAAGAGTGTTGAGAGAGTCAGGGGTGAGGTTCCCTCCAAACTCCTCTCACCTCACTGGTGGTTCATGGGAGGCAGGCTGCTAAGCCTGAACTCTCTTTggctgggcagaggggaggctcTGGTGCTACACATGGGAActagaaggaatggaaggaattCCAGAATGAGAACGGCTTAGCTCCTCTTAGACCCAACATGTCTACAGTTGGGTGGGGGAATTTCAAGAGGAGAAACCCAACGAAGGGCCCACTTAGGCAATAACTCCTGAATGCAGACGTTTATGCCTCTGCCCTGGAAGCCACTCAGGTGCTGGTGAAGTCCAGCAAGCGTGGGTCAGCGCACGTTTGGGGGAATGTTGCACATAGTGGTCTGTCAATACAAGATGTCTAGGCGGTGTAAGCTTTCAAGGCTGAGGCAGGAGAGGACTCAGAAATCCGGGGGCTTATCTAGATGCTCAGTCTGGTTTTGAAGAGACGAAGTCTTCTCTTGGATCCAGATCTGTATTATTTGAACAAAGGCCAAACCGAGCTGCTTTCCTGTGCACTTTGTACTGGAACAAAACACTGCTTGTTTGGTGTTTGCTGCGGCCACCCTGCTCTTGGTGGCTTTGTTCTGATACCGCTGTACTAAGTATCTTGTCCTGAAAGTATTGATCATAGTCCTCCATAGCAGCTGTTCTTGACCCTGGGTGTTTATTAGAGTCAACTACAGAAGCTTTATCCATTTCTCAAGACCTGGGAATGAGACCAATTAAATCATATTCTCTGAAGGCAGGCCCTGGGCATgaagtattttctaaaaatctctCTCTGGGTTGACTGCAATGTACAGCCATTTATCTAAGGCATCCTGTGGCCAGGAATGCCACAACAGTGAAAGTTTTCCTTTGCTGGTCTACTGAGCAAGAGAAATTGTAAGGGACAAGACTGATAACTGAAAGGTCTGCTAATGTTTATTTGGGCTTTAAGGATTTTCCATCCTTTGGAAAACCAGACAGTGATACCAATTTCATAACCCTGAAGGCCTTTACGTGGTAGTAAGGtgggaaaaaaatcccatatgCCAAATATCTAGTGGGCGGCCCTGGAAAGctgtaatttttataaacaagTTTGATAGCTTTTCTGATGAAAAGATTGAGGAAATATCTCTAGTTAGTGAGATACAAAAGTGGAGTATCTCACCAGCCCTAACCACACTAGGCCCCAAGTGACATTCTACGGGATGCTCCAGAATACTGTGGTTATCAGCAGAGTACCATGACAGCCCCCAGATTAGGAGGGGGGGAAGACAGTCTCTGCTTCTGGGCTGGAGATAAgacacccacctacccacccacagTTCTTTTGCACAGCTATATGCCCTTGAGTGAATCACATGACCCCTGGACTTTTCTCTCTCAATTTAAACTTAAAGGGTCAgaccaagggtgcctgggtgactcagctggttaagtgtctgactcttgatttcggctcaggtcatgatctcacggtcccacgtcgggctctgtgctgagtgtggagctgcttaacattctttccctccctctccctcacttgtacgtgctctctctctcaaaaaaaaaaaaaaggaccagacCAGGTAATTTCTGCAATCCTGTGCATCTACAGTCATCAGAAGGCAGTGTTTGAGGGTGAAAAAGTGAACTGTCCCACCCACTCTTCCAGGTTCTTTACTCCTACTGTACTTGAGTTTTGTTCAAAATGAGCCTTAGCCTACTTAGATTCACTTTATGTGGAGACGTTGCAGAAAAATGAGCTAGGTCAGGGCCCAAATCTGGGTTAGCTATAAATGTGACACAGAATTGTCAGCTGCGTGAAATGATCCTGCAGCTCAAACACCACTACCCCACACATCGGTGCAAGGAAGCGCAAGCTGAAATGTGAAAATGGTCTCAGCAGAGAGGCTCAGGAAGCTGGGACAGGCCACCAGGGGCCTTCTAAGCTTCACTTTGGGAGACCAGCTCAGAGGAATGTCGGGTATCATCTCAGGGGCTCGTCACGGTTTGGGAAGACTTTGGTTTTATAACTTCCCATTTGCAACACAGAATATAAACCATTTGGGGCACAACCTAGTTTCTGAAGAGGGCTGAGATAATATGAAAAGCTTCTTTATAGCTTTCTAGTGGGGAATCCCAGAGTCACCAAATAATTCGATTTCCTCACTTGCCCTTGTAATACTTTTTGTATTGCCTGTAAAACGTATAGGGCagtataaaatgaatgaaaaggtaTTCAGACAAGCTTGGGGGGAAGAGGGCCAAGTGCTATCCACAAAGTCTATTGTTCCACTGGCTGCCAAAGGTTAGGTTAgccagcatcagaatcacctggaaagttAGGAAAAACTACACCCTTGGGTCCCATTCAGGAGTGGGGCGAAAGTTTCAGGAAATAagtttggagaagaaaacaggcagctgTGCTGTTTGTTCGTTTTTAAATTTCCTAGGTGGTTCTCATGGACGGCCTGGCCTAGGAACCACAATTTAGGCAGCTCCCGCAAAGGAGGCAATTCTCTGACTTCTTACCGAGGTCTGGCTTGCCGGTGTAGAGCTTTTCATAGAGAAAGGTGTGGTCTCGGAAGCTCTGCAGTGTGTTTCCCATGGCTATGATGGACACCATCACCAGCCAGCTTCGTAACACGTTCAAGAAACGGCTCATGACTTCCGGCCAACCCGAGAGGGCTCTTTGCCttggaaacaaaggcaaaaaacgTGAGACAATTAGTCTACTTCAACTATGAGCTCTCTGACTTGTGTAGTTAACCTGTATCCCACTCATGAAGGCTGTACTAAGTTTATCTGGGCAATCACTTTGTGAACTGCTTTCTAAGTCTCTGAGGCTCATCTACCCTCAGTTATCTTGACATATTATTGTTACTTCACCCAAAACCAAAGGGTGCTAACCTTTACCTAGAGTGAAAAAGGCTAAATAATGCCTGGGGCTGGAAATGGTAAacctagccaaaaaaaaaaaaggggggggggaaggaacgGATGAAAAGGAGGTGTACAAATTTtactataaattaataaaatggtctcttttttctttaaagtttatttatttagagagggagggagagagagagagaatctcatgaacttggggcttgatctcacacaccgtgagatcatgacctgagtggaaatcaagagtcggatgcttagccaactgagccacccatatgcccaGTGATAAAATGGACTTCTGAGTAAGACTTATAGAAACCGGTCTCAATATTTAGTTAGACTAATAGTGGTGAATCAACAGTATACTTTGCAATAAGTGACACAGTACTTATTTTTGTCTAAGCAACTTCTCCACAATGTTAGCCTTTTCTCTTGGTTGGAATCAGTCTTTTGCTATCTTTACTCCTAGCCTAGTTTTTTTATGTCATTCTTTTTAAGGTAAGTGGCTCAAAGGTGACTGTAAATCTACCAATGGTTACCTGCCGGGCTATTGATGACAGATCCTTCCAAGCCTTATATATTAGCGTGGAACCTGTGGAGTACGGGCAATATTTACACTCTCAGATTTTTTTCCACTCTGGTTCTCAGGTACATCGGGCTCCATAAGCTAAATgatctaaaagttaaaaataaataagctgccGTGACTCGAGAACTAGCAGGAAAATTACACAGAGAACGAAACAGCAATGTTGGTGTTGGGTTGTAAGAGAAAGAGTAACAGCTAACAGTTATTGGGCACTTGGATAGGCCGTGCACTTTGCCAAACACCtaacatacattatctcatttaatcaatCCTTAAACAAGGTGGGTAGGGACTAttcctatttccattttacagatgagggctGGCACAGAGACATTAAGGGATTTGCTTGGTTACACAGCTAACATATGGCAGAGTGGAGATACAAACCATGATCTGTTGGACTCACACTGCAATACTGCCTCCCTGAGAATAGTttgatgaagtttttttttttttaatgaaatttccatttttaaattttttttttcaacgtttttaatttatttttgggacagagagagacagagcatgaacgggggaggggcagagagagagggagacacagaatcggaaacaggctccaggctccgagccatcagcccagagcccgacgcggggctcgaactcacggaccgcgagatcgtgacctggctgaagtcggacgcttaaccgactgcgccacccaggcgccccgaaatttccatttttaagggAGACAAACACACTATATCCACTTCTGTCTCGAAGCTGTATACAAAGTCCTCACATGGtatactttttgtttaaaaaaaaatgaacccttGAGGAGCAATGATTTCAATCTACTTGGTTTAAATAAAACTCCCGTTAAGAATTTAGTAATAGAACTACTTCTCATcttcactgtggttttgttttgtttttggctgctTTTTTGCTTTCCCCACAGTTTATCTTTTGTCAGGTTAACTCCTTGGGCCTGAAGTGGTGATAAACTATCAGGCTTTTTTTGGTCACTCTGGCAGAAGTTTCAGTGTCTTAGGCTACACAGTTGAAATAGATATTAAAGTCAGCAATGGCCTGACAGTGTGaagcactgaaaagaaaagaaaagaaaaaaagaaaagaaaagaaaagaaaagctctaGAGGAGGAAGCACAAATCCCTCAGGGAATGGTAGATCACAACAGTGGACCTAGTTGAAGTCCAGAGAGAATAGAGCTTTACTGGAGATCACAGGCGTCACAGCATGGGCCAAGATTCCCTCATCTTTCAAGATatcaccctccccccgcccccgccccccccccccccccccccgcctccttaTTTTCTCACCATTCCTCAGTAGGAGACTCGCGCTTTCACCTCCCAGGGTCAGAAAAGCCTGATGGAAGGCCCCATCTTTGAGAGAACTTCTGCCCATCTCACGGAAGCTCTTAGAAATCCCCACGATACCTGATGAGCGCAGAACCTCAGCACTCTTCCGAACTGCTCCacccatccctctcccccaaattCCCTAAAGCTTTAGGGCCTCCTAAAGCATCCAGCATCTATTCTCAAATTTTCTCCTGGCCCGGCCCGGCAAAGGTGTGGTGTTAAAACTagtcaggagagagagagagaggttcctATCCTGCCCCGATCATTCAGcacctgtgtgaccctgggtgagAAATCTGCAAAATGGAGCTTAAAAAACACCTATCGCaagggttattgtgagaattacatgaGAAAGTGAAGGGTCCTTGCCCTGGGCTAGGCTCATAGTGCCTGCTCATTCCTTCATTGGTTTCCTGAACCTACCATGCCTTCCTCTTCATAGTCCTAGCTCCTCCTTCTCAAGGTCTCTCGAACCCCTTGTCCCCCAGAAGGTTGCCTCCCAGGGATCTTCCTTCCACCCCACCTCCATTTTTCCAGACTCTCCGGATCCTCTCAATCAGATGGCACAAAaatgcctccctctcttttctccccatgtTGCGCCTACCTGGTGACCGGAACCCCAGCTGAGCAGCGGCGGCAGCAGgaagagcagcagcagcaaagatCCAAAACAGCTCCAGCGAGGAGTCCACCTGAGCCATTTGTCCTCGCCCCCGCCCACAGCCCGGCTCCAGGATTGGGTCGTTTCCGTCAGTCTTCGCTCTGATTGGCTGCTCCTGCTTTGCTCGAGCAGGAGATGGGGCGTGAACCCCTTTACTGCCAATCAGCGGGTGCCGCTTCTCAAGGcacctcccctcccgcccccgcccctctgtACCGCTGCTCACGCAGTGAGCCCTCTTCTTGAGCGTGGCGGAAGAACTTCGCGGCTGGAGTCAACCCCTTAGTAGTGGAGGGGAAAAGAGCGGAAAAAACAACTCAAGACTTCTGTTGAGGGCAAAGCTCTGCGCCCGCGCTGCGCCGCGGTGACGAAATTCCTTCGCGCCCGAAGTCGAGCGTTTTCAGCGCGGGGTGGCGGGCGCCTGCGCAGTGGCTCCCAGCGGGCGGTTGCTTGTTGGTTGTTGTAGTAACGGGGGAAGCAGCCGTCGGCGGCGGCCGTGAGCCcgcctggggaaggaggagagggtgg
The sequence above is a segment of the Panthera leo isolate Ple1 chromosome B3, P.leo_Ple1_pat1.1, whole genome shotgun sequence genome. Coding sequences within it:
- the ERG28 gene encoding ergosterol biosynthetic protein 28 homolog isoform X3, whose protein sequence is MSRFLNVLRSWLVMVSIIAMGNTLQSFRDHTFLYEKLYTGKPDLVNGLQARTFGIWTLLSSVIRCLCAIDIHNKTLYHITLWTFLLALGHFLSELFVFGTAAPTIGVLAPLMVASFSILGMLVGLRYLEVEPVSRQKKRN